Proteins found in one Nocardia brasiliensis ATCC 700358 genomic segment:
- a CDS encoding ABC transporter ATP-binding protein — MTSQTEPVRRNGSDALLEVDDMVVNYGRIQALHGISLKVAPGELVTLLGANGAGKTTTMRALSGLLPLTKGRVLFEGRDITHMKAHERVGLGLIQAPEGRGVFPGMTVQENLDMGCYGRPFKQKAEYDKTLEWVFELFPRMLERRKQVGGTLSGGEQQMLAIGRSLMARPRLLLLDEPSMGLAPMIIQQIFRIISEINKQGTTVLLVEQNAQQALSRSDRAYIMETGEVTKTGSGSELLTDPAVKSAYLGVG, encoded by the coding sequence ATGACATCGCAGACAGAACCGGTGCGGCGCAACGGCTCCGACGCCTTGCTCGAGGTCGACGACATGGTCGTCAACTACGGCAGAATCCAGGCGCTGCACGGGATTTCGCTGAAGGTGGCGCCGGGCGAGCTGGTGACGTTGCTCGGCGCGAACGGTGCGGGCAAGACCACCACCATGCGGGCGCTGTCCGGACTGCTGCCCCTGACCAAGGGGCGGGTCCTGTTCGAGGGCCGCGACATCACCCATATGAAAGCGCACGAGCGGGTGGGTCTCGGGTTGATCCAGGCACCAGAGGGCCGGGGCGTATTCCCCGGCATGACGGTGCAGGAGAACCTCGACATGGGTTGCTACGGAAGGCCGTTCAAGCAGAAGGCGGAATACGACAAGACGCTCGAGTGGGTGTTCGAGTTGTTCCCGCGCATGCTGGAGCGGCGCAAGCAGGTCGGCGGCACGCTCTCCGGCGGCGAGCAGCAGATGCTGGCCATCGGCCGTTCGCTGATGGCCCGGCCACGACTGCTGCTGCTGGACGAACCGTCGATGGGCTTGGCGCCCATGATCATTCAGCAGATCTTCCGGATCATCTCCGAGATCAACAAGCAGGGCACCACGGTGCTGCTGGTCGAGCAGAACGCGCAGCAGGCGCTCTCGCGCAGCGATCGCGCCTACATCATGGAGACCGGCGAGGTCACCAAGACCGGATCGGGCAGCGAACTGCTGACCGACCCGGCGGTGAAATCGGCCTACCTCGGTGTCGGCTAG
- a CDS encoding DUF885 domain-containing protein, producing the protein MTERDQLRDLAERYWDSFLAARPSDATLLGDRRFDDKIEDLSAAADERLLSTWRELLGQVDALDPAGLDSTDRITHSLLRTELSGAIDRLAWRPTELASDQMEGVHAWVLTIAPQMNAPQPEHALALVQRFRQFGDLLGQAVVRFRDGLAAGRTPPRITLERSLNQLDGYLSSDLSEDLFVTFPGPEGWAGEAAWRAELTDVARDVIRPAFQSYRDMLFEELVPVSRPDDKPGLCWLGADGEDIYRRQLRFHTTLPELGADEIHELGMTELAGLREEYATIGERLFGTAELGEIFARLREDPELRYADGEQIMFDARRALAAASAEMGNWFGRLPKESCDIVPMPEFLAADAPAAYYFPPAADGSRPGAYFVNQYHPTGRGRFETASVAFHEAIPGHHLQLTIANELDHLPRFQRQSYANTAFVEGWALYTERLADEMGLYEDDLGRLGMLSGDSWRSCRLVVDTGLHAKGWSRQQAIDFMVANVPVGLAEITAEVDRYIGMPGQAVGYKVGQLEIRKQRLAATERLGSAFDIKAFHDVVLGSGSVSLPVLREIVATL; encoded by the coding sequence ATGACTGAGCGCGATCAGCTGAGGGATTTGGCCGAGCGGTACTGGGACTCCTTCCTGGCGGCCCGGCCGAGCGACGCGACGTTGCTCGGCGACCGGCGATTCGACGACAAGATCGAGGATCTGTCCGCCGCCGCCGACGAGCGGTTGCTGTCGACCTGGCGCGAACTGCTCGGCCAGGTCGACGCGCTCGACCCCGCGGGACTCGACTCGACCGACCGCATCACCCACAGCTTGCTGCGCACCGAATTGTCCGGCGCGATAGACCGTTTGGCGTGGCGGCCGACCGAACTGGCCTCCGATCAGATGGAGGGCGTGCACGCCTGGGTGCTCACCATCGCGCCGCAGATGAACGCCCCGCAGCCGGAGCACGCGCTCGCGCTCGTGCAGCGGTTCCGGCAGTTCGGCGATCTGCTCGGACAGGCGGTCGTGCGGTTCCGGGACGGTCTGGCCGCGGGCCGCACGCCCCCGCGGATCACGCTGGAGCGCTCGCTGAATCAGCTCGACGGCTACCTTTCCTCAGACCTGTCCGAGGATCTGTTCGTCACCTTCCCCGGCCCCGAGGGCTGGGCCGGCGAGGCGGCGTGGCGGGCCGAATTGACCGACGTGGCAAGGGATGTCATCCGTCCCGCGTTCCAGAGCTACCGGGACATGCTGTTCGAGGAGCTGGTGCCGGTCAGCCGCCCGGACGACAAGCCGGGTCTGTGCTGGCTCGGCGCCGACGGCGAGGACATCTACCGGCGCCAGCTGCGCTTCCACACCACGCTGCCCGAACTCGGCGCCGACGAGATCCACGAACTCGGCATGACCGAATTGGCCGGGCTGCGTGAGGAATACGCGACCATCGGCGAGCGACTGTTCGGCACCGCCGAACTCGGCGAGATCTTCGCCAGGCTGCGCGAGGACCCGGAACTGCGCTACGCCGACGGCGAACAGATCATGTTCGACGCGCGACGCGCCCTCGCCGCGGCGAGCGCCGAGATGGGCAACTGGTTCGGCAGGCTGCCCAAGGAATCGTGCGATATCGTCCCGATGCCGGAGTTCCTCGCCGCGGATGCGCCTGCGGCGTACTACTTTCCGCCCGCCGCCGACGGATCGCGGCCCGGCGCCTACTTCGTCAACCAATACCACCCGACCGGCCGCGGCCGGTTCGAGACCGCGTCGGTCGCCTTCCACGAGGCCATCCCCGGCCATCACCTGCAACTCACCATCGCCAACGAACTCGACCACCTGCCCCGGTTCCAGCGCCAGTCGTACGCGAACACCGCGTTCGTCGAAGGCTGGGCGCTCTACACCGAACGACTCGCCGACGAAATGGGCCTGTACGAGGACGATCTCGGCCGGCTCGGCATGCTGTCGGGCGATTCGTGGCGGTCCTGCCGCCTGGTCGTCGACACCGGCCTGCACGCGAAAGGCTGGAGTAGGCAACAGGCCATCGATTTCATGGTCGCCAACGTGCCGGTCGGGCTCGCCGAGATCACCGCCGAGGTGGACCGCTACATCGGCATGCCCGGCCAAGCGGTCGGCTACAAGGTCGGCCAGCTGGAAATCCGCAAACAGCGTCTCGCCGCCACCGAACGCCTCGGCTCTGCCTTCGATATCAAGGCGTTCCACGACGTGGTGCTCGGCTCCGGTTCGGTGAGCCTGCCGGTGCTGCGGGAGATCGTCGCCACACTGTGA
- the polA gene encoding DNA polymerase I — protein sequence MSSPTTAQRPATASATSEAAPGDRPTLMLLDGHSIAYRAFFALPAENFKTVTGQTTNAVYGFTAMLINLLRDEKPTHIATAFDVSRKTFRTEAYPEYKANRSQTPDEFRGQVELTKDVLGAMGIPVMAIEGFEADDIIATLTTQAVSEGFRVLIVSGDRDAIQLVNDNVTVLYPRKGVSDLTRFTPDEVFAKYQLTPSQYPDYAALRGDPSDNLPGIPGVGEKTAAKWIREYGDLNTLVDKVDEVKGKVGDALRANLSSVVLNRQLTEMVRDVPLPYTPDQLAQQPWDRNKIHQLFDDLEFRVLRDRLFETLAPKEPEAEAGFEISGGALEVGAVAGWLAEHAKAGVRQGVSIVGSGTPGSGDVRALAIAAGDGESGYIDVAILTPEDEAALGAWLADPAVPKALHEAKAAMHALRGRGWTLGGLTSDTALAAYLVRPGQRSFNLDDLSLRYLRRELRAETDETPQLSLLDDEDAVDAELAQTEMLRARAVADLADALDTELQQIESVPLLADMELPLLSVLATLEDSGIAVDTDQLETLQRQFADKVNEAANAAYEVIGKQINLGSPKQLQVVLFDELDMPKTKRTKTGYTTDADALESLFEKTEHPFLQHLLEHRDATRLKVTVDGLLKCVADDGRIHTTFNQTIAATGRLSSTEPNLQNIPIRTDTGRQIRDTFVVGSGYQSLMTADYSQIEMRIMAHLSGDEGLIEAFNSGEDLHTFVASKAFDIPLAEVTPELRRRIKAMSYGLAYGLSSYGLAAQLKISTTEAKEQMDVYFDRFGGIRDYLYEVVEQARKVGYTSTLFGRRRYLPDLDSSNRQRREAAERMALNAPIQGTAADIIKVAMINVHKAIQEAGLRSRMLLQIHDELLFEVAEGEKETLEALAKAQMSAAIHLSVPLDVSVGTGRSWDSAAH from the coding sequence GTGAGTTCACCCACGACTGCTCAGCGTCCCGCCACCGCGTCCGCCACCAGCGAAGCCGCGCCGGGAGACCGGCCGACTCTGATGTTGCTGGACGGGCATTCGATCGCCTATCGCGCGTTCTTCGCGCTACCGGCGGAGAACTTCAAAACGGTGACGGGCCAGACCACCAACGCGGTGTACGGCTTCACCGCGATGCTGATCAACCTGCTGCGCGACGAGAAGCCGACGCATATCGCGACGGCGTTCGACGTGTCGCGCAAGACCTTCCGCACCGAGGCGTACCCGGAGTACAAGGCGAACCGGTCGCAGACACCGGACGAGTTCCGCGGGCAGGTCGAACTCACCAAGGACGTGCTCGGCGCGATGGGCATCCCGGTCATGGCCATCGAAGGCTTCGAGGCCGACGACATCATCGCCACGCTCACCACCCAGGCGGTGTCGGAGGGTTTCCGGGTGCTGATCGTCTCCGGCGACCGCGACGCGATCCAGCTGGTCAACGACAACGTGACGGTGCTCTACCCGCGCAAGGGCGTCTCCGATCTCACCCGGTTCACCCCCGACGAGGTGTTCGCGAAATACCAGCTCACCCCGTCCCAGTACCCGGACTACGCGGCCCTGCGCGGCGACCCGAGCGACAACCTGCCCGGCATTCCCGGTGTGGGGGAGAAGACCGCCGCCAAGTGGATTCGCGAATACGGCGACCTGAACACCTTGGTCGACAAGGTGGACGAGGTGAAGGGCAAGGTGGGTGACGCGCTGCGGGCAAACCTGAGCAGCGTGGTGCTCAACCGTCAGCTCACCGAGATGGTGCGCGACGTGCCGCTGCCCTACACCCCCGACCAGCTGGCGCAGCAGCCGTGGGACCGCAACAAGATTCACCAGCTCTTCGACGACCTGGAGTTCCGCGTGCTGCGGGATCGGCTGTTCGAGACGCTGGCTCCGAAGGAACCCGAGGCCGAGGCGGGCTTCGAGATCAGCGGCGGCGCGCTCGAGGTGGGCGCGGTGGCAGGCTGGCTCGCCGAGCACGCGAAGGCCGGTGTGCGGCAGGGCGTCTCGATCGTCGGCAGCGGCACCCCCGGCAGCGGTGACGTGCGCGCGCTCGCCATCGCGGCAGGCGACGGCGAGAGTGGCTACATCGATGTCGCGATCCTGACCCCGGAAGACGAAGCGGCGCTCGGTGCCTGGCTCGCCGACCCGGCCGTGCCGAAGGCACTGCACGAGGCCAAGGCGGCGATGCACGCGCTGCGCGGACGCGGCTGGACCCTCGGCGGACTCACCAGCGATACCGCACTCGCCGCGTACCTGGTCCGTCCCGGGCAGCGCAGCTTCAACCTCGACGACCTGTCCCTGCGTTACCTGCGGCGCGAACTGCGGGCCGAGACCGACGAGACCCCGCAGCTGTCGCTGCTCGACGACGAGGACGCCGTCGACGCCGAACTCGCGCAAACCGAGATGCTGCGTGCCAGGGCGGTCGCCGACCTCGCCGACGCGCTCGATACCGAACTCCAGCAGATCGAATCGGTGCCGCTGCTCGCAGACATGGAGTTGCCGCTGCTGAGTGTGCTTGCCACGCTGGAGGATTCGGGCATCGCGGTGGACACCGACCAGCTGGAGACCTTGCAGCGGCAGTTCGCCGACAAGGTGAACGAGGCCGCCAACGCCGCCTACGAGGTGATCGGCAAACAGATCAACCTCGGCTCCCCGAAGCAGCTGCAGGTGGTGCTGTTCGACGAGCTCGATATGCCGAAGACCAAGCGCACCAAGACCGGCTACACCACCGACGCCGACGCGCTGGAATCGCTGTTCGAGAAGACCGAGCATCCGTTCCTGCAGCATCTGCTCGAACACCGGGACGCGACCCGGCTCAAGGTGACCGTCGACGGCCTGCTCAAATGCGTCGCCGACGACGGCCGCATCCACACCACGTTCAACCAGACCATCGCCGCCACCGGCCGGCTCTCCTCCACCGAGCCGAACCTGCAGAACATCCCGATCCGCACCGACACCGGCAGGCAGATCCGCGACACGTTCGTCGTCGGCTCCGGCTACCAGTCGTTGATGACCGCCGACTACAGCCAGATCGAGATGCGCATCATGGCGCACCTGTCCGGCGACGAAGGACTCATCGAAGCCTTCAACTCGGGTGAGGACCTGCACACGTTCGTCGCCTCCAAGGCGTTCGACATCCCGCTCGCCGAGGTGACGCCCGAACTGCGCCGCCGCATCAAGGCCATGTCGTACGGTCTCGCCTACGGTCTCAGCTCCTACGGCCTCGCCGCCCAGCTGAAGATCAGCACCACCGAGGCCAAAGAACAGATGGACGTGTACTTCGACCGGTTCGGCGGCATCCGCGACTACCTGTACGAGGTGGTCGAGCAGGCCCGCAAGGTCGGCTACACCTCCACTCTCTTCGGCCGCCGCCGCTACCTGCCCGACCTCGACTCCAGCAACCGGCAACGCCGCGAGGCCGCCGAACGCATGGCCCTCAACGCCCCCATCCAAGGCACCGCCGCCGACATCATCAAGGTGGCGATGATCAACGTGCACAAGGCGATCCAGGAAGCCGGCCTGCGTTCCCGCATGCTGCTCCAGATCCACGACGAACTCCTCTTCGAGGTCGCCGAAGGCGAAAAAGAAACCCTCGAAGCCCTCGCCAAAGCCCAGATGTCAGCCGCCATCCACCTCTCCGTCCCCCTGGACGTCTCAGTAGGCACCGGCCGCAGCTGGGACTCCGCCGCCCACTGA
- a CDS encoding integrase core domain-containing protein: protein MAAARIAVVSDNGSCFRGEVFKTAFLGSDPLLRHVRTRVRSPQTNGVIERFFGTLKYEHLYRGVIADGDALDMEVHRFRVIYNTLRPHQALGDRTPKIAYLHDQSG from the coding sequence GTGGCTGCGGCGCGGATCGCGGTGGTTTCCGATAACGGCTCGTGTTTCCGCGGCGAGGTCTTCAAGACGGCCTTCCTCGGCTCCGATCCGCTGCTGCGGCATGTCCGCACCCGTGTGCGTTCCCCGCAGACCAACGGTGTGATCGAGCGGTTCTTCGGGACGTTGAAATACGAGCATTTGTATCGCGGTGTGATCGCCGATGGTGATGCGCTGGACATGGAGGTCCACCGATTCCGCGTCATCTACAACACGCTTCGACCTCATCAAGCACTCGGAGACCGGACACCCAAGATCGCCTACCTCCACGATCAATCCGGCTGA
- a CDS encoding TetR/AcrR family transcriptional regulator C-terminal ligand-binding domain-containing protein, which translates to MQGGFISEAERVAELLAHVVTRAVEPRVTQVEHVLHQLIERGAVRADIDTRTIATMVFGAFFGAFLRGDAAAARASLPEQLTTILWSALTTRP; encoded by the coding sequence GTGCAGGGCGGGTTCATCAGCGAAGCCGAACGCGTGGCCGAACTCCTCGCCCACGTCGTGACCCGCGCCGTCGAACCCCGCGTCACCCAGGTCGAACACGTCCTGCACCAGCTCATCGAGCGCGGCGCGGTCCGCGCCGATATCGACACCCGCACCATCGCCACCATGGTCTTCGGCGCCTTCTTCGGCGCGTTCCTGCGCGGCGACGCCGCCGCCGCGCGCGCCAGCCTGCCCGAACAGCTCACCACCATCCTCTGGTCCGCCCTCACCACCCGCCCCTGA
- a CDS encoding bleomycin resistance protein, whose translation MVMRVAVPVLPCRDVQAARSYFTDVLGFDTIFTWETPPSYAAVIRDTAEFHLYAESSVGPARVVIIVDDVDSCHDELRARGADIVEPLADRPYGMRDFNVRTPDGHFLIFSQPLTENG comes from the coding sequence ATGGTCATGCGGGTGGCGGTTCCAGTGCTGCCGTGCCGAGATGTGCAGGCAGCGCGGTCGTACTTCACGGACGTGCTCGGATTCGACACCATATTCACCTGGGAGACCCCACCTAGCTACGCGGCCGTGATCCGCGACACCGCCGAGTTCCACCTATACGCCGAAAGCAGCGTCGGCCCGGCCAGGGTGGTGATTATCGTCGACGACGTCGATTCCTGCCACGACGAGTTGCGCGCCCGCGGCGCCGACATCGTCGAGCCACTGGCTGACCGGCCCTACGGGATGCGCGACTTCAACGTACGGACACCCGATGGGCACTTTTTGATCTTTAGCCAGCCGCTTACCGAGAACGGGTGA
- a CDS encoding TetR/AcrR family transcriptional regulator, producing MANQRPGTPQRTQQQRREAMIARLVDATIDTIVAEGYYRTSISAVCNRAEVTPGALFRHFDNRLALIARTAHEVSQRLLAAYAAAAQHVRGQPSALRTALALLANTAQSPLVAVWHEMMIAARTDEQLRTSIGPAVEQLYAGIYTQANDMGLLDAVPDSSRELALFSIVSMFSGAALTGSVYPRPDLDSYRIPLAEYYATHTPQLHELDPGTFTQPIT from the coding sequence ATGGCGAACCAACGGCCGGGCACCCCACAGCGCACTCAGCAGCAACGCCGCGAAGCCATGATCGCCCGGCTCGTCGACGCCACCATCGACACCATCGTCGCCGAGGGCTACTACCGCACCTCGATCTCCGCGGTCTGCAACCGCGCCGAAGTCACCCCCGGCGCACTGTTCCGGCACTTCGACAACCGGCTCGCTTTGATCGCGCGCACCGCCCACGAGGTCAGCCAACGGCTCCTGGCCGCCTACGCCGCAGCCGCCCAACACGTTCGCGGCCAGCCATCAGCCCTGCGCACCGCACTGGCCCTGCTCGCGAACACCGCACAATCACCCCTGGTCGCGGTCTGGCACGAAATGATGATCGCCGCCCGCACCGACGAACAACTTCGAACATCGATCGGCCCTGCCGTCGAACAGCTCTACGCCGGGATCTACACCCAAGCCAACGACATGGGCCTCCTCGACGCCGTCCCGGACAGCTCCCGCGAGCTCGCGCTGTTCTCCATCGTCAGCATGTTCTCCGGCGCCGCCCTCACAGGCAGCGTCTACCCGCGCCCAGACCTCGACTCCTACCGCATTCCCCTCGCCGAGTACTACGCCACCCACACACCCCAACTACACGAACTCGACCCCGGCACATTCACCCAGCCGATCACCTGA
- a CDS encoding CocE/NonD family hydrolase, producing MMRSVAVVAAVVVGVGGALVSGTDAVAGPEFTGFDGGAAAAQWTATQDGAQPYSAIVPELSVPITMSDGTVLKGDVFHPGQGNQATTDKTPTILLMNAYDRTAFNVGQALLKIPGIEQVIAPMIASVDLTGTPLEGVTDLTRLLDTGAIQAALGDWKLVQGGYRFITVDARGTGNSHGEWEMWGPREQQDTAEVIKWITEQPWSDGSVGMTGASYSANNQLQAAALRPPGLEAIFPYEGTSDITTSLMSGGGLIPLAPPWQLAINALKFLPDVESLIAGKFDPATELQWLRDRLASPLSQMDVMAGAYLSTDVSQLSEKTRSLVDPESPWRRALGSDASSIDVPTFLVGGWFDPFGRDATRTFERIPLPSTQKKLIMGDGYHAGSGIGGFGHPGYPPRIDVLQRAWFDKWLKGIDNGIDQYSPVTMKQQGGEWTSADSFPRPGMDYARLYLDNTPTGTARTAINDGGLSAQPAGESTDLSVSPGAGTLCSRDIAWTTAGLTSIIPGCTQDSQIRETNALSFTSSPVTEPTQISGPITVHLNTVHDAQDGFWSASVNDVAPDGRSRELSFGQLVSSLRAIDDAKSAKSANGDYTFPQYYLDLARREKTIPGQPTTLDIGLLPIDAVLQPGHRLRVDVFAGNIPATLPPTPFMIDSGFKPQHLRLDPHAPSWINIPTDRPIGQ from the coding sequence ATGATGCGCTCGGTTGCGGTGGTGGCCGCGGTCGTAGTCGGGGTGGGTGGCGCACTGGTGAGCGGGACCGATGCCGTCGCGGGTCCGGAGTTCACCGGGTTCGACGGGGGCGCGGCTGCCGCGCAGTGGACGGCGACCCAGGATGGGGCGCAACCTTACAGCGCGATCGTGCCGGAGTTGAGCGTCCCGATCACGATGAGCGATGGCACGGTCCTCAAGGGCGATGTGTTCCATCCCGGCCAGGGAAACCAGGCCACCACCGACAAAACGCCGACGATTCTGCTGATGAACGCCTATGACCGCACCGCATTCAATGTCGGTCAGGCGTTGCTGAAGATCCCCGGGATCGAGCAGGTGATCGCCCCGATGATCGCCTCGGTCGACCTCACCGGAACACCGTTGGAAGGGGTCACGGATCTGACCCGGTTGCTCGATACCGGCGCGATCCAGGCCGCTTTGGGGGATTGGAAGCTGGTCCAGGGCGGCTACCGGTTCATCACGGTGGACGCACGAGGCACCGGGAACTCGCACGGTGAATGGGAGATGTGGGGACCACGCGAGCAGCAAGACACCGCCGAGGTGATCAAATGGATCACCGAGCAACCCTGGAGTGATGGCTCGGTGGGCATGACCGGAGCGTCCTACTCGGCGAACAACCAGCTTCAAGCCGCTGCCCTGCGGCCACCGGGACTCGAAGCGATCTTCCCCTACGAAGGCACCTCCGATATCACCACCAGTCTGATGAGCGGCGGCGGGCTCATCCCTCTTGCACCGCCGTGGCAGCTGGCGATCAACGCACTCAAATTCCTGCCCGATGTCGAGTCCCTCATCGCGGGCAAGTTCGACCCCGCCACCGAACTGCAATGGCTGCGTGACCGCCTGGCCAGTCCGTTGAGCCAAATGGATGTGATGGCCGGCGCTTACCTGTCCACCGATGTCTCTCAGCTCAGCGAAAAGACCCGTAGCCTAGTGGATCCCGAGTCGCCGTGGCGGCGCGCACTGGGTTCGGACGCGTCCTCGATCGATGTCCCGACGTTCCTGGTCGGGGGCTGGTTCGATCCGTTCGGCCGTGATGCGACACGAACGTTCGAACGGATCCCGCTGCCGTCGACGCAGAAGAAACTGATCATGGGCGATGGTTATCACGCCGGTTCCGGCATCGGCGGGTTCGGCCACCCCGGCTACCCACCCCGGATCGACGTGCTGCAACGAGCATGGTTCGACAAGTGGCTCAAAGGCATCGACAACGGCATCGACCAATACAGCCCGGTGACGATGAAACAACAAGGCGGAGAATGGACTTCGGCCGATTCGTTCCCCCGCCCAGGAATGGACTACGCCCGTCTCTACCTCGACAACACCCCGACCGGCACCGCCCGCACCGCGATCAACGACGGCGGCCTGTCCGCCCAGCCGGCGGGTGAGAGCACCGACCTATCCGTCTCGCCAGGGGCAGGCACCCTGTGCTCACGCGACATCGCCTGGACCACAGCCGGACTCACCTCGATCATCCCCGGCTGCACGCAGGACTCGCAGATCCGTGAGACCAACGCCTTGAGCTTCACCAGCTCACCGGTCACCGAACCCACCCAGATCTCCGGCCCGATCACCGTGCATCTGAACACGGTCCACGACGCCCAGGACGGGTTCTGGTCGGCGTCGGTCAACGACGTCGCACCCGACGGCCGATCCCGCGAACTCAGCTTCGGGCAACTGGTCTCCTCGCTACGCGCCATCGACGACGCAAAAAGCGCGAAGTCGGCCAACGGCGACTACACCTTCCCCCAGTACTACCTCGACCTGGCCCGACGCGAAAAAACCATCCCAGGACAACCCACCACCCTCGACATCGGCCTGCTCCCCATCGACGCCGTGCTGCAGCCCGGCCACCGGCTACGCGTCGACGTGTTCGCGGGCAACATCCCCGCCACCCTCCCGCCGACTCCGTTCATGATCGACAGCGGCTTCAAACCCCAGCACCTGCGCTTGGACCCCCACGCGCCCAGCTGGATCAACATCCCCACCGACCGCCCGATCGGGCAGTAG
- a CDS encoding M91 family zinc metallopeptidase, with protein sequence MAEGRWQLWHDAASLDDAAREWTTLADRVQATADRLIAESKSVVAEWQGQSAESYQAHRGRVVAEFDAAYDIAVKVSAGVQFIAASVRIAQGQLDQSWATVSHIPHSGSPSGAVRFEPRDDTEAELVRAAGIRATEIRAGLDNSLGGDRQTLIDATAQWQAISAAFEPITQNGADPFMLPEDIDTVGVITVGNKTYINTGAGNDEITIGDDPFSDGTLVTINGKSYVVPKGQEIVVRTGAGDDHVNVPGGTQVNFTVLGGSGVDRIKTGAGADRVLGGRDNDEIETGAGRDAVLAGLGRDYVDGQGDDDLLSGGAGNDTVYGLGGNDRLLGGRGQDYLEGGTGNDTVVGGDGNDIMSGGRDNDALFGGAGNDTSYAGAGRDSTYGGTGIDTSYQESGDRSDAGTENIVTVQLSNEARFIAIEGSPEFVTRAEADLEMLRSSPAGQQMLAEMQRAHDNSGFLGIGRDNLTITEYPGNDNSTAPIPHLGNNKIEYSPRMDSINDGPPVAILYHEMAHVYDYMTGNFDETPYTGADSLDHQQRQGERVAVGLPVDHDHDPNTPEIIDPDHRIELTENGLRRELGAPNRDHYR encoded by the coding sequence ATGGCAGAGGGTCGTTGGCAGTTATGGCACGATGCCGCATCGCTCGACGATGCGGCACGGGAGTGGACGACGCTCGCCGATCGAGTTCAGGCGACCGCGGATCGGCTGATCGCCGAATCCAAGAGCGTCGTCGCCGAATGGCAAGGTCAGTCCGCCGAGTCGTACCAAGCGCACCGCGGCCGAGTAGTCGCCGAATTCGACGCCGCCTATGACATTGCGGTGAAAGTGTCCGCAGGAGTGCAGTTCATCGCCGCATCCGTGCGCATTGCGCAGGGGCAACTCGACCAGTCCTGGGCCACCGTCTCGCACATTCCGCATTCGGGTAGTCCGTCAGGAGCAGTCCGGTTCGAGCCGCGAGACGACACCGAGGCCGAACTGGTCCGTGCCGCGGGCATCCGCGCCACGGAGATCCGCGCGGGCCTCGACAACAGCCTGGGCGGGGACCGACAGACGCTGATCGACGCCACCGCACAATGGCAAGCGATCAGCGCTGCCTTCGAACCGATCACCCAGAATGGCGCCGACCCGTTCATGCTGCCCGAGGACATCGATACCGTTGGGGTCATCACGGTGGGCAACAAAACCTATATCAACACCGGTGCGGGCAACGACGAAATCACGATCGGCGATGACCCGTTCAGCGACGGAACCCTGGTCACCATCAACGGAAAATCATATGTCGTCCCCAAGGGCCAGGAGATCGTTGTTCGGACCGGGGCGGGTGACGACCACGTCAACGTGCCCGGAGGAACCCAGGTGAACTTCACGGTCTTGGGCGGCAGCGGTGTCGACAGGATCAAGACCGGTGCCGGAGCCGACCGCGTGCTCGGCGGCCGCGACAACGACGAGATCGAAACCGGCGCAGGCCGCGACGCCGTCCTCGCCGGGCTCGGGCGCGATTACGTCGACGGACAGGGCGATGACGACCTGCTCAGCGGCGGCGCGGGCAACGACACCGTGTACGGGCTCGGTGGCAACGATCGGCTCCTGGGCGGGCGTGGCCAGGACTATCTCGAAGGCGGGACCGGCAACGACACCGTCGTCGGGGGCGACGGCAACGACATCATGTCGGGTGGACGCGACAACGATGCCCTGTTCGGCGGAGCCGGAAACGATACGTCCTATGCCGGAGCGGGACGGGACTCTACCTACGGCGGCACCGGCATCGACACGTCGTACCAGGAGTCCGGCGATCGCTCGGACGCAGGCACCGAGAACATCGTGACGGTGCAGCTCTCCAACGAGGCCCGGTTCATTGCGATCGAAGGGTCGCCGGAGTTCGTGACCAGGGCCGAGGCCGATCTGGAGATGCTGCGGTCCTCGCCGGCCGGCCAGCAGATGCTGGCCGAAATGCAACGCGCGCACGACAATTCGGGATTTCTCGGCATCGGCAGGGACAACCTGACGATCACCGAGTATCCGGGCAACGACAACAGCACCGCGCCCATCCCCCATCTCGGCAACAACAAAATCGAATACTCACCACGGATGGACTCCATCAACGACGGCCCGCCCGTAGCGATCCTTTACCACGAGATGGCCCACGTCTACGACTACATGACCGGCAACTTCGATGAGACCCCGTACACCGGAGCAGACTCGCTCGATCACCAGCAAAGGCAAGGAGAACGAGTTGCCGTCGGCCTACCGGTCGATCACGACCACGATCCGAACACCCCGGAAATCATCGACCCCGACCATCGGATCGAGCTGACCGAGAACGGGTTGCGCAGGGAGCTGGGTGCGCCGAACCGTGACCATTACAGATAA